From a region of the Anoplopoma fimbria isolate UVic2021 breed Golden Eagle Sablefish chromosome 16, Afim_UVic_2022, whole genome shotgun sequence genome:
- the eef1akmt1 gene encoding EEF1A lysine methyltransferase 1 — protein sequence MSDIDSDDDVPALSAETLAALQEFYDETSSSTPSDQFTVGAVEEDWRMSQFWYSDETATRLAEEVVREAGEGGRIACVSAPSVYQKLKQGSVVGSDRVSAVVLEFDRRFSTYGDDFIFYDYNEPLSLPDDVAPKSFDVVLVDPPYLSEVCLSKVSETVKYLSKGKVLLCTGAVMEKLAGELLDVRMCSFLPKHNRNLSNDFRCFVNYPSRLLS from the exons ATGAGTGACATCGACAGCGACGACGACGTCCCGGCGCTCTCGGCTGAAACTCTCGCCGCCCTTCAGGAGTTTTACGACGAGACGAGCAGCTCGACGCCGTCAGACCAGTTCACTGTGGGAGCCGTGGAGGAGGACTGG AGGATGAGTCAGTTCTGGTACAGCGACGAGACGGCGACTCGGTTGGCTGAGGAGGTCGTACGAGAAGCTGGAGAGGGAGGCAG gATAGCGTGTGTGAGCGCGCCCAGCGTGTACCAGAAGCTGAAGCAGGGCTCGGTGGTCGGCTCGGATCGGGTCTCGGCCGTCGTGCTGGAGTTCGACCGACGCTTCTCCACCTACGGCGACGACTTCATCTTCTACGACTACAACGAGCCGCTGTCGCTGCCGGATGACGTCGCTCCCAAGAGCTTCGACGTCGTCCTGGTCGACCCTCCGTACCTGTCCGAGGTGTGTCTGAGCAAAGTGTCCGAGACCGTCAAGTACCTGAGCAAAGGCAAAGTGCTGCTGTGTACAG GAGCCGTTATGGAGAAACTGGCCGGAGAACTTCTGGATGTCAGAATGTGCAGCTTCCTCCCgaaacacaacagaaacttGTCCAACGACTTCCGCTGTTTTGTCAACTATCCGTCTCGCCTGCTGTCCTGA